The stretch of DNA CCACCGGCATGCCCGGAGATGAGGATGAAATTTCTGAGTCCGTGGCCGTACAATGACGAGACGATCTCGACAGCGAGGGTCCTTACGGTTAGACCTGAGATCGTGATAGTCCCAGGGTGTCGCGCCGTGCTTCGGCATAGCCCATACCAGACCGGCGGAGCAACAAAAACAGGGCGGATGAGGCTCGTCTCCCTCGCAAGTGCGTGGACGTGGAGTGTGTCTGTGCCGAGGGGAAGATGCCCCCCGTGCTCCTCCACGGACCCGAAGGGCACTATCACCGATCGGGTCTTTTCGAGCCCTGTCAGGAACTCCTCCATGGTGATGCGCTCGATCAGCATGTCGGCAACTGTACTGGATGGTCCTTTTTTTTGTCAAACGGAAAGGCATCATGGGGATTTTCCAGCCCCGTTTATGGGTCTTCGGCCGTGAATGTCATAAAACTGTCAAAATCCTATGGAACGTTCATGTTGCACGGGCAATCGCCGATCTTGTATTATAGGAATAAATTTGGAAGAAAAACCGATTGTCGGGAGAAAAGCATGGAGAAGGTCGTGAGCATGAAGGATTTCACGGGGTCGAACCGCGGGCGCGTGCGCCGTCTCGAGGCCATCAAACAGGAACTTCTCAGGAGTTTCGACATCGACCTCGATGAGCTTCTGTCCCGGGAGCCCCCTTCGCGCCTTTCGGAGGAGGAGTTCGATGAACTCATCGATCGGATCCTTGCCACCATAGACACCTTTTGCGAAGAACATTCCCAAACCTCTATAAACGATCTCCTCTGGGCCCTCGAGGACGTCAAGGACATCATCAAAGAGAACGCCTCCGAATATTAGTCGAGCTCAGGCGGGATCCACAAGGATCAGCGCTGCCTCTTCATGGCGCAGGCTGACGTGGTAACCCTTGACCACATATTCGACGGGATCGAGTAGCGGGGCATATTTGACGACATCGACAAGGGTTCCTGCGGTGAAACCCATATCGAGAAGTCTCTGTTTGAATGCTCCCTTGGCGATGATCCTTATGACGCGCCCTCGCTCACCGGTTTTGAGATCGTCGAGTGTCATGGCTGGAGGAAAATAGTCCATTTTCAGCGGGACTGAAAGGGGGCTTCATGGCAAAAGTGGCTGTCTGCGGTTCAATGAGTTTTACTTCTTATGATATCGTCAGGGATGTCCTCGACCATCTCATAGTGGAGGGAGATGTGATCCATTCGGGCAACGCCCCCGGGGCCGATCGTCTCGGCGAGGAATACGCCCGGCAAAACGGCTTGGAACTCAAGATCGTTCCATCAGAATGGGAAAAACACGGCCTCAAGGGCACCGTGATGAGAAACGAGGTCCTTCTTCGCTCCGCCGATTTCGTGATCTGTTTC from Deltaproteobacteria bacterium encodes:
- a CDS encoding ferrous iron transport protein A, which encodes MTLDDLKTGERGRVIRIIAKGAFKQRLLDMGFTAGTLVDVVKYAPLLDPVEYVVKGYHVSLRHEEAALILVDPA
- a CDS encoding DUF2493 domain-containing protein, whose translation is MAKVAVCGSMSFTSYDIVRDVLDHLIVEGDVIHSGNAPGADRLGEEYARQNGLELKIVPSEWEKHGLKGTVMRNEVLLRSADFVICFWDGESEGTRHMLDISRRAKKLLAEVRPDGFLRLFLNPRLLS